From a single Collimonas pratensis genomic region:
- a CDS encoding HAD domain-containing protein — MKILYLDYNGVLHDAKVIRNRKRGLYIATPDRAFFEWMPILEELLAPYPEVKIVLSTSWIRALGFDDTRQELTESLRERVIGSTFHHPKLTPAEFDTMPRGMQVWRDVERRKPTSWLALDDDAFGWPAACRDHLLETKGNLGLSDPATQDALKKMLAAL; from the coding sequence ATGAAAATTCTCTATCTGGACTACAACGGCGTGCTGCACGACGCCAAGGTAATCCGCAACCGCAAGCGCGGCCTCTACATCGCCACTCCCGACCGCGCATTCTTTGAGTGGATGCCGATCCTGGAAGAATTGCTGGCGCCTTATCCGGAAGTCAAGATCGTTCTCTCCACCAGCTGGATCCGGGCGCTGGGATTCGACGACACCCGGCAGGAACTGACCGAAAGCCTGCGTGAGCGCGTGATCGGCTCCACTTTCCATCACCCCAAGCTGACGCCGGCGGAATTCGACACCATGCCGCGCGGCATGCAGGTCTGGCGCGACGTCGAGCGGCGCAAGCCGACCAGCTGGCTGGCGCTGGACGACGACGCCTTCGGCTGGCCGGCGGCCTGCCGCGACCATCTGCTGGAAACCAAGGGCAACCTCGGCCTGAGCGATCCGGCCACGCAGGACGCCTTGAAGAAAATGCTGGCAGCGCTGTAA
- a CDS encoding LLM class flavin-dependent oxidoreductase: MIPISILDLVRIREGSDARVALDNARDLALHAEGWNYTRFWMAEHHNMRGIASAATAVAIGHVAAGTSTIRVGAGGVMLPNHSPLVIAEQFGTLASLFPGRIDLGLGRAPGSDQATTRALRRDPASAESFPQDVLELQAFLAPAETGQRIVAVPGHGTNVPLWILGSSTFGARLAAELGLPYAFASHFAPDSLEMALQMYRAQFKPSRQQAKPHAMVGINIIAADSDAEARRLATTQQMSFTDMHRGVRGLSKPPIDDIETYWTPLEKAQASHMLAHSIIGSPETVRAGIERFLLLTGANELMIVSDIFEHKARLHSYQLIADIARAIEPL; the protein is encoded by the coding sequence GTGATACCAATTTCAATTCTGGACCTGGTCCGCATCCGGGAAGGCAGCGATGCCCGCGTCGCGCTGGATAATGCGCGCGATCTGGCGCTGCATGCCGAGGGCTGGAACTACACCCGTTTCTGGATGGCCGAGCATCACAACATGCGTGGCATCGCCAGCGCCGCCACCGCGGTCGCCATCGGTCACGTGGCGGCCGGCACCAGCACGATCCGGGTCGGCGCCGGCGGCGTCATGCTGCCGAACCACTCGCCGCTGGTGATTGCCGAGCAATTCGGCACGCTGGCCTCGTTGTTCCCCGGACGTATCGACCTCGGCCTGGGACGCGCGCCCGGCTCAGACCAGGCCACCACGCGCGCGCTGCGGCGCGATCCGGCCAGCGCCGAATCGTTTCCGCAAGACGTGCTGGAGCTGCAGGCTTTCCTGGCGCCGGCCGAGACCGGCCAGCGCATCGTTGCGGTGCCGGGCCACGGCACCAATGTGCCGCTGTGGATACTGGGTTCGAGTACTTTTGGCGCCCGGCTGGCGGCGGAACTTGGCTTGCCGTATGCCTTCGCCTCGCATTTCGCCCCTGATTCGCTGGAGATGGCATTGCAGATGTACCGCGCCCAGTTCAAGCCCTCGCGCCAGCAAGCCAAGCCACATGCCATGGTCGGCATCAACATCATCGCCGCCGACAGCGATGCCGAGGCGCGGCGCCTGGCCACCACCCAGCAGATGTCTTTCACCGACATGCACCGCGGCGTGCGCGGCCTCAGCAAGCCGCCGATCGACGATATCGAGACTTACTGGACGCCGCTGGAAAAGGCCCAGGCTTCGCACATGCTGGCGCATTCGATCATCGGTTCGCCCGAGACCGTGCGCGCCGGCATCGAGCGCTTTCTGCTGCTCACCGGCGCCAATGAGCTGATGATTGTTTCGGATATCTTCGAGCACAAGGCGCGCCTGCATTCGTATCAACTGATCGCCGATATCGCGCGCGCCATCGAGCCGCTCTGA
- a CDS encoding 1-aminocyclopropane-1-carboxylate deaminase/D-cysteine desulfhydrase has product MLIPASPSPCQLIESSAFLGRRIWLKRDDLLHAEVSGNKFRKLKYPLLALQGRDPVLVTMGGPWSNHLHALAHAAALGGWPSIGLVRGAAEMKSATLDDCRRLGMQIRFVSREDYRQLRADAQAWRRHVVSAGDNHVWLPEGGSAPAALRGVAEMVDEIEQQLQFMPEVIMVACGTGATLAGILAGLRGRGRVIGVAVLKDAAYLRQEIAHLLQQAGYPDYQNYQLITDAHHGGYGKAPPELRQFCRDFTQALDVPVEPVYTGKLFHALRELQQAQAFREDERMLAVHTGGMQGARGFID; this is encoded by the coding sequence GTGCTGATCCCCGCTTCACCCTCGCCCTGCCAGCTGATCGAAAGCAGCGCCTTCCTCGGCCGCAGGATCTGGCTCAAGCGTGACGACCTGCTGCATGCCGAGGTTTCCGGCAACAAGTTCCGCAAGCTCAAATACCCTCTGCTGGCGCTGCAGGGCCGGGATCCGGTCCTGGTCACCATGGGTGGTCCGTGGTCGAATCACCTGCATGCGCTGGCGCACGCCGCCGCCCTCGGCGGCTGGCCGAGCATAGGACTGGTGCGCGGCGCCGCCGAGATGAAAAGCGCGACGCTGGACGATTGCCGCCGCCTGGGGATGCAGATCCGCTTCGTATCGCGCGAGGACTATCGCCAGCTGCGCGCAGATGCGCAAGCCTGGCGCCGACATGTCGTATCTGCCGGCGACAACCATGTCTGGCTGCCGGAAGGCGGCAGCGCGCCGGCGGCGCTGCGCGGCGTGGCGGAAATGGTGGATGAAATCGAGCAGCAGCTGCAGTTCATGCCGGAAGTGATCATGGTCGCTTGTGGTACCGGCGCCACGCTGGCCGGGATTCTTGCGGGTTTGCGCGGCCGCGGCCGCGTGATCGGCGTCGCTGTTCTGAAAGACGCAGCTTACCTGCGCCAGGAAATTGCCCACTTGCTGCAGCAAGCCGGCTATCCGGATTACCAGAACTATCAGCTGATCACTGACGCTCACCACGGCGGCTATGGCAAGGCGCCGCCCGAACTGCGGCAGTTTTGCCGCGATTTTACGCAAGCGCTGGATGTGCCGGTTGAGCCGGTCTATACCGGAAAATTATTCCACGCACTCCGCGAGCTGCAGCAAGCACAGGCATTTCGCGAGGATGAGCGCATGCTCGCCGTGCATACCGGCGGCATGCAGGGAGCACGCGGATTCATCGACTAG
- a CDS encoding LysR substrate-binding domain-containing protein: protein MLTSMSRLPLHTLPVFRSAARSQNLRATALEMHLTHSAVSQQIGVLEQQLGFALFERRGRRIVLNEAGQTLLCSVESALAQLDTGVLAAAATAVGTSQRLRLTVMPSFLQRWLLPRMHRWRERHPDIALELHSSQQLMDLQRDGFHVALRQGKGGWPGLSDERLIDSPLVVVASPATARRLQGGSVAALAQEPLLGSAESWDRWFSEAGLKLHSNPVATFSDAGLMLQAAEQGLGIALGREFMVADALRDGLLVQLSEQRLAPDVDYASYFLVYPPALRDWAPLQALRGWLHDEACASQRNMAPAAPVITPMAAEPPRKSAARAKAAKPKSQV from the coding sequence ATTCTTACCAGCATGAGCCGTCTCCCCCTTCATACCCTGCCGGTCTTCCGCAGCGCCGCCCGCTCGCAGAATCTGCGTGCCACCGCGCTCGAAATGCATCTCACCCATAGCGCTGTCAGCCAGCAGATCGGCGTACTGGAACAGCAGCTTGGCTTTGCCCTGTTCGAGCGGCGCGGCCGCCGCATCGTGCTCAACGAAGCGGGACAGACCTTGCTATGCAGCGTTGAGTCGGCGTTAGCGCAACTTGACACCGGCGTGCTGGCTGCGGCTGCCACCGCCGTCGGCACATCGCAACGCTTGCGGCTGACGGTCATGCCATCCTTCCTGCAGCGCTGGCTGCTGCCGCGCATGCATCGCTGGCGCGAGCGCCATCCCGACATCGCGCTGGAACTGCATTCCTCGCAGCAGTTGATGGACTTGCAGCGCGATGGTTTCCACGTCGCGCTGAGGCAAGGCAAGGGTGGCTGGCCGGGCTTGAGCGATGAACGTCTGATCGACAGCCCGCTGGTGGTGGTGGCTTCGCCGGCCACCGCGCGCCGTCTGCAAGGTGGCAGCGTGGCCGCCCTGGCGCAAGAGCCATTGCTGGGCAGCGCCGAATCCTGGGATCGCTGGTTCAGCGAAGCCGGACTCAAGCTGCACAGCAATCCGGTGGCCACTTTCAGCGATGCCGGCCTGATGCTGCAAGCCGCCGAGCAAGGACTGGGGATTGCGCTCGGGCGCGAGTTCATGGTGGCCGACGCCTTGCGCGACGGCCTGCTGGTGCAATTGTCGGAACAGCGGCTAGCGCCGGATGTCGACTACGCGTCTTACTTCTTGGTGTACCCGCCCGCCCTGCGCGACTGGGCGCCGCTGCAAGCCTTGCGCGGCTGGCTGCATGACGAAGCCTGCGCTTCGCAGAGAAACATGGCGCCGGCCGCACCTGTCATTACACCGATGGCGGCAGAGCCGCCAAGGAAATCGGCGGCGCGCGCTAAAGCGGCAAAACCGAAATCCCAGGTGTAG
- a CDS encoding tRNA-uridine aminocarboxypropyltransferase produces the protein MTQPDSVKRLICSRCMRPQRTCICSWIRPTRHAVQLLILQHPLEVGQAKGSAVLLQLSLPGSRLEVGEVFAEAALQALLQPPSGGRTVLLYPDTPEDQSLQLAAPPQLDPALLPAAEKLLLVVLDGTWRKSRKMLYLNPLLQQLPRLALHDVPASRYLIRKAHRPGQLSTLEATCHALMQLEHNEGRYLPLLTAFDGFVAQQLAYGGR, from the coding sequence ATGACCCAGCCGGATTCCGTCAAACGCCTCATTTGTTCCCGCTGCATGCGGCCGCAGCGCACTTGCATCTGCAGCTGGATCAGACCGACCAGGCATGCGGTGCAGCTGCTGATCCTGCAGCATCCGCTGGAAGTCGGCCAGGCCAAGGGCAGCGCCGTCTTGCTGCAGCTGAGCCTGCCCGGCAGCCGGCTGGAGGTCGGCGAAGTTTTTGCGGAAGCGGCTTTGCAGGCGCTGCTGCAGCCGCCGTCTGGCGGCCGCACTGTCTTGTTGTATCCGGATACGCCCGAGGACCAGAGCCTGCAGCTGGCTGCACCGCCGCAGCTGGATCCGGCGCTGCTGCCTGCAGCGGAAAAATTGCTGCTGGTGGTGCTCGACGGCACCTGGCGCAAGAGCCGGAAAATGCTCTATCTCAACCCCTTGCTGCAACAGCTGCCGCGCCTGGCGCTGCACGATGTCCCAGCCTCGCGCTACCTGATCCGTAAAGCCCACCGCCCCGGCCAGTTGTCGACGCTGGAGGCCACTTGCCACGCCTTGATGCAACTGGAGCATAATGAAGGGCGTTATCTGCCGCTGCTCACGGCGTTTGATGGCTTCGTGGCGCAGCAGCTTGCCTATGGAGGGCGCTGA
- a CDS encoding DnaJ domain-containing protein → MKDYYAVLGIDSDASSGALKNAYRKKASEFHPDRNTAPDAPARFRDVQEAYDLLSDAVKRQEYDENRRRSLLENPLESARQIWTTYMNKVMQ, encoded by the coding sequence ATGAAGGATTATTACGCCGTTCTCGGCATAGACAGTGATGCAAGCAGCGGCGCCCTGAAAAACGCCTACCGCAAGAAAGCCTCAGAGTTTCACCCCGACAGGAATACCGCGCCCGATGCGCCGGCCCGCTTCCGCGATGTGCAGGAAGCCTACGATCTGTTGTCGGATGCCGTGAAACGCCAGGAATACGATGAAAACCGGCGCCGCAGCCTGCTGGAAAACCCGCTTGAGAGCGCCCGACAAATCTGGACCACTTATATGAACAAGGTTATGCAATGA
- the alaC gene encoding alanine transaminase — protein sequence MSESPTPRRFSRIDRLPPYVFNITAELKMAARRRGEDIVDMSMGNPDGATPPHIVEKLIEVSQRPDTHGYSASKGIPRLRRAISHWYKKRYDVEFDPDSEAIVTIGSKEGLAHLMLATLDRGDTVLVPNPSYPIHIYGAVIAGADIRSVRMSPGVDFFAELERAIRESYPKPKMMVLGFPSNPTAQCVELEFFERVVKLAKEHNILVVHDLAYADIVFDGWQAPSIMQVPGARDVAVEFFTLSKSYNMAGWRIGFMVGNKELVAALARIKSYHDYGSFTPVQVAAIAALEGDQQCVKEICAKYQSRRDVLAKGLHEAGWMVDIPKASMYIWARIPEAYRHLGSLEFSKQLLEKAKVCVSPGIGFGEYGDEYVRFALIENEARIRQAIRGIKSMLRAPAA from the coding sequence ATGTCTGAATCCCCAACTCCGCGCAGATTTTCGCGCATCGATCGCTTGCCTCCCTATGTTTTCAACATCACCGCCGAACTGAAAATGGCGGCGCGGCGGCGTGGCGAGGATATTGTCGATATGTCGATGGGTAATCCCGATGGCGCGACGCCGCCGCATATCGTGGAAAAACTGATCGAGGTATCGCAGCGGCCCGATACCCATGGCTATTCCGCTTCCAAGGGCATTCCCCGGCTGCGGCGGGCGATCAGCCATTGGTACAAGAAGCGCTATGACGTCGAATTCGATCCCGATAGCGAAGCGATCGTCACCATCGGCTCCAAGGAAGGCCTGGCGCACCTGATGCTGGCGACGCTGGATCGCGGCGATACGGTGCTGGTGCCGAATCCCAGTTACCCGATCCACATCTACGGCGCGGTGATCGCCGGCGCCGATATCCGTTCGGTGCGCATGAGCCCGGGCGTGGACTTCTTCGCCGAACTGGAGCGGGCGATACGGGAAAGCTACCCCAAGCCGAAAATGATGGTGCTGGGATTCCCCTCCAACCCCACCGCGCAATGCGTCGAGCTGGAGTTCTTCGAGCGCGTGGTCAAGCTGGCCAAGGAGCACAACATCCTGGTGGTGCATGACCTGGCCTATGCCGATATCGTGTTCGACGGCTGGCAGGCGCCTTCCATCATGCAGGTGCCGGGCGCACGCGATGTCGCGGTGGAATTCTTTACGCTGTCGAAGAGCTACAACATGGCCGGCTGGCGCATCGGCTTCATGGTCGGCAACAAGGAGCTGGTGGCGGCGCTGGCGCGCATCAAGAGCTATCACGACTACGGCAGCTTCACGCCGGTGCAGGTGGCGGCGATTGCGGCGCTGGAAGGCGACCAGCAATGCGTCAAGGAGATCTGCGCCAAGTACCAGAGCCGGCGCGACGTGCTGGCCAAGGGCCTGCATGAAGCCGGCTGGATGGTCGACATTCCCAAGGCCTCGATGTACATCTGGGCCCGTATCCCGGAAGCCTACCGCCATCTCGGTTCGCTGGAATTTTCCAAGCAGCTTCTGGAAAAAGCCAAGGTGTGCGTCTCGCCCGGCATCGGTTTCGGCGAGTACGGCGACGAATATGTGCGCTTTGCCCTGATTGAAAACGAAGCCCGCATCCGCCAGGCGATCCGCGGCATCAAGAGCATGCTGCGGGCGCCGGCGGCATAG
- the tagH gene encoding type VI secretion system-associated FHA domain protein TagH, with protein MIKISVISYNNVAPEQPLSAVFGREPKTLGRSEENYFVLADPRNLVSRTQAEIKSDGIRQTITNLSRANPILLNGHEIDVECEVELQIGDEIQIGLYLLRAEAQLNLMKDNPDMTSTNPVRRVNASKPLLSVSETRLAALAQLNLELAATANAALPTSAPAAATMARPVNLAAPAPATAAAAPLNHADDSPPAAETSAASEALMQAFTKGAGLPAGTLPPSLTPEFMETVGKLLAISVQGAIDLNAARALVKREAHADVTKVVVRNNNPLKFFPDSQTVLSQMLRKKMPGFMSAAEAMQDAYEDLHGHQVAVVSGMRATMNETMQRFNPEVMERHSQKGGMLDTLLPATRKAKLWDAYVARYQRIIGEATQDDFQTLFGKAFLQAYERKIEKLKKASPHA; from the coding sequence ATGATCAAAATTAGTGTTATTTCTTACAACAACGTGGCGCCCGAGCAGCCCTTGTCCGCCGTCTTCGGCCGTGAACCGAAAACCCTCGGCCGCAGCGAAGAAAATTATTTCGTGCTGGCTGATCCGCGCAACCTGGTGTCCCGCACCCAGGCCGAAATCAAGAGCGACGGCATCCGACAGACCATCACCAACCTCAGCCGCGCCAATCCGATCCTGCTGAACGGCCATGAGATCGATGTCGAATGCGAGGTCGAACTGCAGATCGGCGATGAAATCCAGATTGGACTGTATCTGCTGCGTGCTGAAGCGCAGCTCAATTTAATGAAAGACAACCCAGACATGACCTCGACCAATCCGGTGCGCCGAGTTAATGCCAGCAAGCCCTTGCTCAGCGTATCCGAGACACGCCTGGCAGCGCTGGCGCAACTGAACCTGGAGCTGGCGGCGACCGCCAATGCCGCCCTGCCGACCTCAGCGCCGGCCGCTGCCACGATGGCGCGACCGGTCAACTTGGCGGCACCGGCGCCGGCCACTGCCGCTGCCGCGCCGCTCAATCATGCCGACGACAGCCCGCCCGCCGCCGAAACCAGCGCCGCCAGCGAAGCGCTGATGCAAGCTTTCACCAAGGGTGCGGGCCTGCCCGCCGGCACCCTGCCGCCGAGCCTGACGCCGGAATTCATGGAAACCGTCGGCAAGCTGCTAGCGATCTCCGTACAGGGTGCGATTGACCTGAACGCCGCGCGCGCGCTGGTGAAGCGTGAAGCGCATGCGGATGTCACCAAGGTGGTGGTGCGCAACAACAATCCGCTGAAATTTTTCCCGGACAGCCAGACAGTGCTGAGCCAGATGCTGCGCAAGAAAATGCCGGGCTTCATGAGCGCCGCCGAAGCCATGCAGGATGCCTATGAAGATCTGCACGGGCATCAGGTCGCCGTGGTGTCCGGCATGCGCGCCACCATGAACGAAACCATGCAGCGCTTCAATCCGGAAGTGATGGAGCGGCATTCGCAAAAGGGCGGCATGCTGGATACGCTGCTGCCGGCCACCCGCAAAGCCAAGCTGTGGGATGCTTATGTTGCGCGCTACCAGCGCATCATCGGCGAAGCGACGCAGGATGATTTCCAGACCTTGTTCGGTAAAGCCTTCCTGCAAGCCTACGAACGAAAAATCGAGAAGCTGAAGAAAGCCTCACCGCATGCCTGA
- a CDS encoding PP2C family protein-serine/threonine phosphatase, which translates to MPEQSLLSNTAAPLLLSLAQLSHAGGRQVNQDSWGSAQQDDLSCIIVSDGVGGEYGGEIASNVVVHAIMEMFVEEASFGPRALQSYLDCAVAQLNRRQAQIPRLKDMSATVATLLIDQKNRCALWGHMGDTRIYQFRRGQLLHYTKDHSLIQQFVDAGHCSAEQLRRHPRRSILCAAVGVEGSAPAEVTPNPVPIQGGDAFLLCTDGFWEWISEAEMAQAAAQADSAQDWLTIMHAIVEKNGQACNVPLDNCTAFTIYVAEPQAANNH; encoded by the coding sequence ATGCCTGAGCAGTCGCTGCTCAGCAACACGGCGGCGCCGCTGCTGCTGAGCCTGGCGCAGCTTAGCCATGCCGGCGGCCGTCAGGTCAACCAGGATTCCTGGGGCAGTGCACAGCAGGACGACTTGAGCTGCATCATCGTCTCCGACGGCGTTGGCGGTGAATATGGCGGCGAGATCGCGTCGAACGTGGTGGTGCATGCGATCATGGAGATGTTTGTCGAAGAAGCGTCCTTCGGTCCGCGCGCGCTGCAATCCTATCTCGATTGCGCAGTGGCCCAGCTGAACCGGCGCCAGGCGCAGATCCCGCGCCTGAAAGACATGAGCGCCACCGTGGCGACGTTGCTGATCGATCAGAAGAACCGCTGCGCGCTGTGGGGGCATATGGGTGATACCCGCATCTACCAGTTCCGCCGCGGCCAGCTCCTGCACTACACCAAAGATCACAGCCTGATCCAGCAATTTGTCGATGCCGGCCATTGTTCGGCCGAGCAGTTGCGGCGTCATCCGCGCCGCAGCATCCTGTGCGCCGCGGTCGGGGTCGAGGGCAGCGCGCCGGCGGAGGTGACGCCGAACCCGGTGCCGATACAGGGCGGCGATGCCTTCCTGCTGTGCACCGACGGCTTCTGGGAATGGATCAGCGAAGCTGAAATGGCGCAGGCTGCGGCGCAAGCCGACTCAGCCCAGGACTGGCTCACCATCATGCATGCGATTGTGGAAAAAAACGGCCAGGCCTGTAATGTGCCGCTCGATAACTGCACCGCGTTTACAATATACGTCGCCGAGCCGCAGGCAGCCAACAATCACTAA
- a CDS encoding serine/threonine protein kinase, whose product MQNAKSVDPQEPSATAVENCLPKGTRLADFEIIGVIGEGGFGIVYFAFDRSLRRMVAIKEYMPGAFAGRGPDKKVVVRSQRHRETFTIGLKSFIKEARLLAQFDHPALIKVYRFWEQNNTAYMAMRYYEGRTLKSVVQNSPSQVTEAWLKSMLKPMLEALAAMYRVQILHRDISPDNIMIQKSGEAVLLDFGAARQIIGDMTHSLTVILKPGYAPIEQYADDAMMKQGPWTDIYSLSAVIYFAIKKTAPPTSVARMIQDPIELLQNGEHSGFSQAFLAAIDKGLAVKPDDRPQSIEEFRQLLDLELSVPMPMPDNDAVPPSSSSAAKRKAGAAGSKQDSKHDGKQGSSAQVAATANVMERSLRAPALWIAAAVCVLAAGAYLWLKPAQQQPEAPLVAARAPAAKPAPSAAVAGEQILDEETIGWETLKELKDVTPQQITAFLQKYPNSKHAELARARLTELQGKSVAEAAAKAAEVKGVESKTAELKPAEVKVADATGVVALTIKPWGNVSVDGNLKGASPPLKRLVLAEGKHQIKVANPSFPDKVFEIDVSQKKSRSIDYNFSP is encoded by the coding sequence ATGCAAAACGCCAAATCGGTTGACCCGCAAGAACCGTCTGCAACGGCCGTCGAGAACTGCCTGCCGAAAGGTACGCGCCTGGCCGATTTTGAAATCATCGGTGTGATCGGCGAAGGCGGTTTCGGCATTGTCTACTTTGCCTTCGACCGCTCGCTGCGGCGCATGGTCGCCATCAAGGAATACATGCCGGGCGCCTTTGCCGGGCGCGGCCCGGACAAGAAGGTGGTGGTGCGTTCGCAGCGCCACCGCGAGACCTTCACCATCGGCCTCAAGAGCTTTATCAAGGAAGCGCGCCTGCTGGCGCAGTTCGACCATCCGGCCCTGATCAAGGTGTACCGCTTCTGGGAGCAGAACAATACCGCCTACATGGCGATGCGTTATTACGAAGGCCGCACGCTCAAGAGCGTAGTGCAGAACTCGCCGTCCCAGGTCACGGAAGCCTGGCTGAAAAGCATGCTCAAGCCGATGCTGGAAGCGCTGGCAGCCATGTACCGGGTGCAGATCCTGCACCGCGATATCTCACCCGACAACATCATGATCCAGAAGAGCGGCGAGGCGGTGCTGCTGGACTTCGGCGCGGCGCGCCAGATCATCGGTGACATGACGCATTCGCTGACGGTGATTCTGAAGCCGGGCTATGCACCGATCGAGCAGTACGCCGACGACGCCATGATGAAGCAAGGGCCATGGACCGATATCTATTCGCTGTCGGCGGTGATTTATTTCGCCATCAAGAAAACCGCGCCGCCGACTTCCGTGGCGCGCATGATCCAGGATCCCATCGAGCTGCTGCAGAACGGCGAGCACAGCGGCTTCAGCCAGGCCTTTCTGGCGGCGATCGACAAGGGACTGGCGGTCAAGCCGGATGATCGTCCGCAATCGATAGAAGAATTCCGCCAGTTGCTCGACCTTGAGCTGTCGGTGCCGATGCCGATGCCCGACAACGATGCCGTGCCGCCCTCTTCGTCCAGCGCCGCCAAGCGCAAAGCGGGCGCCGCCGGCAGCAAACAGGATAGCAAGCACGACGGCAAGCAGGGTAGCAGCGCCCAGGTGGCCGCTACTGCAAATGTAATGGAACGGTCGCTGCGTGCCCCTGCCTTATGGATTGCGGCAGCAGTCTGCGTACTGGCCGCCGGCGCCTATCTGTGGCTTAAGCCAGCGCAACAGCAGCCGGAAGCGCCGCTGGTGGCAGCGCGCGCGCCGGCAGCAAAGCCGGCGCCGAGCGCGGCCGTGGCCGGCGAGCAGATCCTGGACGAAGAAACCATTGGTTGGGAAACCTTGAAGGAACTGAAAGACGTTACGCCGCAGCAGATTACCGCGTTCCTGCAGAAATACCCGAACAGCAAGCATGCCGAGCTGGCCCGTGCCCGGCTGACAGAACTGCAAGGCAAGAGCGTGGCAGAAGCTGCCGCTAAAGCGGCCGAGGTAAAAGGTGTGGAAAGCAAAACCGCAGAGCTCAAGCCGGCAGAAGTAAAAGTGGCCGATGCCACCGGCGTGGTGGCGCTGACCATTAAACCGTGGGGCAACGTGAGCGTGGATGGCAACCTGAAAGGCGCCAGCCCGCCTTTGAAAAGGCTGGTCCTGGCAGAAGGCAAGCATCAGATCAAGGTGGCTAATCCGAGTTTTCCGGACAAGGTCTTTGAAATTGACGTCAGCCAGAAAAAATCGCGTAGTATCGACTACAATTTTTCGCCCTAA
- a CDS encoding TssQ family T6SS-associated lipoprotein has product MTISFYRSGSAAMIAAIFALSACDTIDTAKTPAATGQASASSSAPAAVVAAPQPPPAPAALTDGIALYNKGSYSAAIKRLANGQEIWSADTSFQTEALKYMAFSYCVTSRRKLCKQQFEKALRLDPAFDLAPGEQGHPLWGPVFNQAKRSVAASAKK; this is encoded by the coding sequence ATGACCATTTCTTTTTACCGTAGCGGCAGCGCCGCCATGATCGCTGCGATCTTCGCGCTCAGCGCTTGCGACACCATCGATACGGCAAAGACGCCGGCTGCGACCGGCCAGGCCTCTGCTTCTTCCTCCGCGCCGGCGGCGGTTGTCGCCGCGCCCCAGCCGCCGCCGGCGCCAGCCGCCTTGACCGATGGCATCGCCCTGTACAACAAGGGCAGCTACAGCGCCGCCATCAAACGCCTCGCCAACGGCCAGGAGATCTGGTCGGCGGATACGTCATTCCAGACCGAAGCCTTGAAATACATGGCGTTCAGCTATTGCGTCACCTCGCGCCGCAAGCTGTGCAAGCAGCAGTTTGAAAAGGCCCTGAGGCTCGATCCGGCATTTGACCTGGCGCCGGGCGAGCAAGGCCATCCTTTGTGGGGTCCGGTATTCAACCAGGCCAAGCGCAGCGTGGCCGCCAGCGCCAAGAAATAA